In Galactobacillus timonensis, the genomic window GTTTCAAGGAATGGGCAGTAAAATATTTCAGCCATTCTTCCAAATCATTTGACATCATTTCCAGTGGATGAGCAATCTTTACTGACGCATCATTAAGTACATACGACTTTTCATGACTGTCAATAAAACCTTCTGAATCCATTGTAAAAGTCGAATTGCCCTGCGACCACACAATCAGCATTTCCGCATGTTTCAGTACGGGATTGTTAAAATAAATCTCTTTCCAAGCTGAAACAGTTTTTTCCTTTCGCTAAGTTAAACGAGATTTGATGCCACCTCATTGAAATAGCTTTAAAAAGACGTCATGTACACATGCTTTAATTTTTCACGGGTAACGTTGTACTTCACTTCCTTCAGTTTCCTGACAATCAGCTCTGTAATCTCGTTGTCAACCATACCCAAAAATCTCCGCTTGATGACAAACAGCGCCAGATAACGATCAAGGTAATACGATGCGACGCCTCGATAAAAGGCATAGATCTTCTTGATCATGGAATGGATGCAGTTGACGGTATTCAGATGCTCAACTTTGTTGTAGCTCGCATAGCTTTCAGATGACGAATGTCGCATTCGGTTTTCTTCGCCAGATCGTCGTAAATATGCGAGCCATCTACGTACATCTCTGATTTGCATTCGATTTCATCTTCGAATCCTTCATCAATATCCTCTGCTGATGGCCTCCCTGTTTCCGCTGTCTTATACACTTCATGGCCATTACGATCGGAAGATGTGACGATACAGACCTGCTCATGGGAAATTCCTCTGTAATGGCTGGATTCGCCTCTTCTGCGAACTTCCCGTTTGATTGACCTGGCTCCTTTCTGAGACTCAAGCACATACGTCTCATCTATTTCCACGGTACCTCCCAGCTTTTCTGTTTCTTCCCCCAGAGCTTTTTCAAGGAAACAGAGAAATTTATGGCGGTTCTCAAATACACACTGTATGGACCGGTTGAGTCTGCCTGCGGTTTTCTTCATCGGTACGCAGAGAATCGCATCCTTGCAGATCTCAACGAATTCCTCCTGTGTGATCTTGAGGTTTTGCGTCATGGTTCCGGAATCATACACAAAGCGTTTGCCACAGGATCTGCAGCGGTAGATCTGCTTTGTGGCATAGGGATTGCCGGTACGTTTTCCACCCGTATGCTTAATGTGCTCAATTCCTGCTTTTGTAAATCCGTCGGCACAATGGCATTTAGGACATACCTCCGGCTCGGTCCCGGCAAGCTGAGCATTCAGATTCGCCATGTCATTGACGACACGGATGACGCGATCCTGCTGGGAATCAGTGAGGCTGAAAAACTTACAAAGAACATCGGGAACTCTCATTGTTGTCCTCCATTTTTATGGCTTCTAATGACAGTTTCCTACTTGAGGGTTACAAAAACGTACAGTGAACCAAATCTTGTTTAATTTAGCGTAAAGTTTTACTGCTGGAGATCAATCAATATTGATGGCATCTTTGCTTACTTAGTTCATATTGCCAGCTACCAGTTCAGTTCAAATTCATCCAACGGATCTGAAGTTCCGTATTTCTGATTCTTATATTCAAGCAGAACTGCTGATGCATTGACGCATTTGTTTTCACCTGCATATTTGATGAATTCATTGATTTGAGGAAGCGTAAATTCATTAAGTATCGGTTTAAAGCTAGCATCATCTTTATGGATCAAATCGTAAACAGCTATTTTGTCAAAATAAGCTATAAGATGATTGACCTTTCGGGTAAATTTTGAAAATTTGAATGAGTCAATGCTGAATTTATCTTTTATGCTGTAATTCCAATCCAATCTGGTAATCCGGACATTACAGTCATCAAAGGTTATTTCGATATTTCCTGACTGTTTTTCTGCGTGTATGCCATTTTTTTCCTGATTGGCAAATCGATAATATGGAATTGATAAATCTGAGTAGCGATCTGCTTTAATCACTGAAGGATCACATACAGGCTCCCAGATCTGAAGGAATGGCTGCTTTAACTGATGAGAAGTAAAATATGTTTTCCATGCATTCAGATCAACTGGCTTCATCTCAGTTGGATAAGCTACAGCGACAGGCTCTTCTGCAATTTCATAAGATTTTTCATCAGAAGTTACAGCACCATGATCAGTTACTGTAAACGTTGCTTCACTCTGTTTCCATACGATTAAACGTGCTAAGTGATTCAAAACAGGATTGTCAAGATATGTTTTAGCCCAGCTTTCTGGTGTTCTTTCGCTTCCACTGAGAAAATCCTTGAAAAGTGCATCGGACCTGTACTTATATATATCTTTTACTGCTTTCTTTAATTTTGCAAAATCAGCTGCTGCATCAGCATATTTCAGTGGATCTGCACCTTTTTTGGGGAGTGATTTAGCGGTTTTGCCATTCGGAAGTTCTATAATGAAACTTAAATCATTCTTCAGGAATGCGACAACTTTCTGATTACCAAGATCGTACTCTTTGCGATCATCCACATTCAAGCCTGTATCCGATATCATATCGCGCAGTTCATCAACACTTTTATTCCTGGCTTCTGCATATTTATCAAGTTCATTGTATTTATCCGCAAACATAATTGCAGAACGTGTATCGCTCTCACGCACTGCTTCACGGAATACAATCATCGCACGGGAATTTCTTCCGCTGGAGTGAGTCGCAAGCTTTGGAGCGGCAGCGCACATTTTTTTCATCAGATCCTCATCAGCATACCTGCAAAGCGGATAAGCCAGATAGCACTGCTTGATTCCTGCGAATCCATTGCAGATATACTTATCAGCCAGATCATTCAGGGCCTTGTGGAAACATTCATGATCCAGAAGCTTTATAACTGAGCTGGCACTCCGATCAGTACATAAAAGCCATTCCAGCACATAATAATCAAGCTTATTTCCTTTGCTGTCATATAGCTCAGGCAGATCAGAAGGTCTTAACAGGAATTTTGAATAAAGCTTTTTACCAAGTTTTTCCAGATCGATCTTTTCTGACTTCATTCGATCAAGAACCATATTTTCAACTATATTGGTCTGTCCCTTAAGTTCTTCTTCACTATAAAATTTTTCTTTCAATGCCCTGTTTTCATTAAAGCGTTTCTTTAATGAGCCATCTGTATCATGCTTTATTATTAATTCGTATGCATCTTTTACATAATCATCAGATAGCTTTTTATAATAAGTTTCCAGATACCACATCAATCCTTCAAGATGACTTCTGCCGGGATCTTCCGATATTTTTTCAAAAATCTTCTGTCCTAAAGGAACGATGTCACCAGAACCGATACACTTTTTAAAAAAACTCTTAAACTGGAATTTATCATTCATCAATTTAACATAAGTATCTGCTTGCTGTTCCAGACTCAGTGATTGCCATATTTTCTTATCTGCTAAAATACATGTTTTTATATCTGCATCACTCAGCATGTCAAGAAAATCGGATACAAATGGAACCAGCTTACTGGGTAAATACAAAAAATTATTTTCTGCCAGGCTTACTCCATCATGAATATCAACTGGCATATCACATCCATATAGTTCAAATTTCTCTATGCCACTGCACCAATTAACTAAATTTTTTCCTAGTTTTACATTTTTTCCTTGAATTATAACTGTTTTTAAATTGTTGCAGCCGCTAAAAGCATAATCCCCAATTATCTTCACTGATTCCGGAATGATGATTTCCGTGATTAGGTGATTCTCATAAAAAGCATGGTCCTTAATTGCAGAAACACCTTCTGGTATTTCAACTTTTGGATTAATGCCTAAATACTTTACTACTGCATTATTACGAATGATAAGACCGCTTTCATCTTTATGCACTGTACATCCCAGCAAACAATCAGAACTGACAAATACTTTTGAAAAATCAAAATCATAATCCGTCTTTATTTGAATCTCCCCATTATTTGCGAAAGCGCGGCTTCCGATTGTTTTTACTGAACCAGGTATATAGATGCTGCTGATTCCCTTATCTTCAAATGCTGTTGACTGGATATCTGTTACACCATCTGGTATTCGTACATCGACATTATCTCCAAAATATTCAATTAGATGATTATTTATTATTACAAATCCATTTTCATCAGCCAGTTTGCTGCACCCACTAAATGCTCCGTCCATTATGCGAGCAGACAGATTTGGAAGAACTACGCTTTGCAAAGATATACTGTTTTCAAATGCATGAAAACCTATTAATTTCAAGCTGGCAGGAAATAGTACAGAAGTTATATTGCTGTTTTTAAATGCGTCCGATGCTACAATTACAATTCCTTCCGGTACATTTATACATGTTGAATTTCCATGATAACCTGTGAGAATTTTTCCGGTTTTATCTGTTTCAAAATCACTTGTCATATCTAAACATTTCTTTCTTTTGCTGTTTAATGCTAGTTATAATCTTTGCTTAATAATCTAAGATAAACTGATCCATCGGATCATAATCTTTAAAATTTTTATTCTTATAATTCATGAGAACCACAATTGAGTTTGCTGCCTTGCAGGCATTTGCTTCATCAATCAGATCCATGATTTGCTGCAGCGTGAAACCGTTTAAAATTGATTCATTGATATCTTCATTTTTCCGAATACGTTCCCTCAGCGTCCACATGTCGAGAAGATAAAGAATGTGATTATTTTTTCTTGTGATTTTTGAAATAGTAACATTTCCAAGAGCAACCCTTTCATCCTCTGGAATCACATGTCTGATCTCATGAATGCAGTGATTATCAATTGACATATCATCCGTTGTAAAATACCGCTTATCATGGAAATCTTCATCATGGAAATGAATGCCATGTTCATCTGCATTTTTCACACGATAAGATGGAATTCCCATGCCTGCATACCGATCAGGTTTTATGTCCTCAATATGATGCACACATTCCCAGATCTGCGGGAATGGCTGTGCAAGATTGCTGGCTGTGAAATATTTCTGCCATGCTTTTATGTCATATGAAGTCATTGCTAGGGGATGTGCCACTTTAACTGCTGACTGATTCAGCTCGTATGGTGTTTCATCAAATGTAATGAATGATTTATTTTTTATTGTAAATGTATCAGTTCCCTGAGCCCAGACAATACGTTTAGCAATGTTCCGTAGAACCGGATTATCCACATATGATGATTTCCACTGATCTGCCTTCCAGACCGTTTCATTCAGAAATGATCTCAGCAGGATATGCCTGCGATCAGAAATCACACTTTTTATATTTTTTCGCATTTCACTGATATCTTCTTTTGCTTCACCATACAGTACAGGATCAGTTCCTTTTTTAGGAATTGATTTCAGTTCTTTCTTTGTGGCTGGATCATATAGATTTACCTTCAGGTCATCCGATATGCAGACTTCAACCTGCCTGCTGCCAAGATCTAATATTTTCTTACCGTCTTCATCCAGTCCGAAATCAATCAACTTATGGTCAATAATTGTATCGATATCAGTATTTCTGATCTTTGCATAGTATTTCAGATCATACTCATTTGCATTTTTGCTGATTTGCAGCAATGCAGCTTTTGTATCGCTCAGCAGCAATGCGTTTCGAATCAGCATCAGGAAACCTCGTCCTCCACGACCGGAAAAACCTTGTTTATTCACCGCTGCAATAAGCCGTGCAATCTGTTTTTCATTTCCATATCTTGCATAGGAGATCAAAAATGAACCATGGCATTTTTTGAAGCGCTTTCCATCCGAGCTGAATCTCAGCTCTCCGTACTGAATTTCAAAACGGTCCAAGAGATCGCTGAATTCTTCCTGATTCATTTCAGCTTGAATACGATCAGCATCTTGGGAAAAATCAAATCCCAAGTTCAGGGTTTTATATTCGTCAGCAGTTGCCGCAATACTCTGCTTCATCTGCCCGCTGTACGAAGCAAGAACAAACACAAGTGCCTGCATTGAGCATAATTGACCATTCCTGTAATGAATTGGGCTCAGACCAAGCTGGTTTGTTCTTCTTACCGCATCCGGATCAAGTTTGTTCCAATTCAACTTCACAGAAGTTTCCAGATGGTCTTCATCAGCAGAGCTTTGATTATTCCCTGAATTCTTATTATCTTCGGCTTTTCTATCTGCTGGAGATATTTCGCCAGATAGAAATCTGTGAAATATTTCAAGATCTTCACCGTTTGCATTTGCTCCAGCAGCTCCTATGAATTCTGAGGCATCTTTTTTATATTGACTCAGTAAATCATTCTGCTCACACGCAGAAAGAGTATTTACAACATTCGCAATTACATCTGAAAAACTGATTCTCTGATGCTGTATTTCCTGTACAAGCAGATTGTTTTTTCTCTTTCCCTCCATATACAGAGCAAGCTTACTTGCATTGAAAACAGTAAGATTGCTCATATCTATCTGAAGACTTCTTCTTACTGGATCAGGCTTTGCCAATCCATCTGCAGATAGTTTTTCTATATCGATGAACCATCTGCCTATTTCAGCTATATCTGAAGTGTTTCCTGCATTTGTATTGGAATCTGTTAAATGATAAGTTACTTTTCCAGTAAATATGTGATTGATTACAGCTTCAGGCTTTTTCAGAAACTTCTGGAAGGCAGAATTCTCGGTAAACATTTTTACTG contains:
- a CDS encoding IS1595 family transposase — its product is MRVPDVLCKFFSLTDSQQDRVIRVVNDMANLNAQLAGTEPEVCPKCHCADGFTKAGIEHIKHTGGKRTGNPYATKQIYRCRSCGKRFVYDSGTMTQNLKITQEEFVEICKDAILCVPMKKTAGRLNRSIQCVFENRHKFLCFLEKALGEETEKLGGTVEIDETYVLESQKGARSIKREVRRRGESSHYRGISHEQVCIVTSSDRNGHEVYKTAETGRPSAEDIDEGFEDEIECKSEMYVDGSHIYDDLAKKTECDIRHLKAMRATTKLSI
- a CDS encoding leucine-rich repeat protein, with amino-acid sequence MTSDFETDKTGKILTGYHGNSTCINVPEGIVIVASDAFKNSNITSVLFPASLKLIGFHAFENSISLQSVVLPNLSARIMDGAFSGCSKLADENGFVIINNHLIEYFGDNVDVRIPDGVTDIQSTAFEDKGISSIYIPGSVKTIGSRAFANNGEIQIKTDYDFDFSKVFVSSDCLLGCTVHKDESGLIIRNNAVVKYLGINPKVEIPEGVSAIKDHAFYENHLITEIIIPESVKIIGDYAFSGCNNLKTVIIQGKNVKLGKNLVNWCSGIEKFELYGCDMPVDIHDGVSLAENNFLYLPSKLVPFVSDFLDMLSDADIKTCILADKKIWQSLSLEQQADTYVKLMNDKFQFKSFFKKCIGSGDIVPLGQKIFEKISEDPGRSHLEGLMWYLETYYKKLSDDYVKDAYELIIKHDTDGSLKKRFNENRALKEKFYSEEELKGQTNIVENMVLDRMKSEKIDLEKLGKKLYSKFLLRPSDLPELYDSKGNKLDYYVLEWLLCTDRSASSVIKLLDHECFHKALNDLADKYICNGFAGIKQCYLAYPLCRYADEDLMKKMCAAAPKLATHSSGRNSRAMIVFREAVRESDTRSAIMFADKYNELDKYAEARNKSVDELRDMISDTGLNVDDRKEYDLGNQKVVAFLKNDLSFIIELPNGKTAKSLPKKGADPLKYADAAADFAKLKKAVKDIYKYRSDALFKDFLSGSERTPESWAKTYLDNPVLNHLARLIVWKQSEATFTVTDHGAVTSDEKSYEIAEEPVAVAYPTEMKPVDLNAWKTYFTSHQLKQPFLQIWEPVCDPSVIKADRYSDLSIPYYRFANQEKNGIHAEKQSGNIEITFDDCNVRITRLDWNYSIKDKFSIDSFKFSKFTRKVNHLIAYFDKIAVYDLIHKDDASFKPILNEFTLPQINEFIKYAGENKCVNASAVLLEYKNQKYGTSDPLDEFELNW
- a CDS encoding leucine-rich repeat protein, with translation MNNEFITDKNGFLTKYTGKAVEVFFPKNIKTVAIGYFDGSTFDGTTGILGKSIRRVTFEKGMKKIPENALLGDTALTEAVIPSGVKSIGSRAFGNCSSLKTILLPEGIEKIGTAAFSECTSLENIVFPESLKVIEESAFYGCANLKTIIFNNGLKEIGQRCFYKCPLTEVIIPESLQKIGCEAFTCDPASIDYTDNERISIRSGSLIIKNADGSISSVLPSRDLCIITAAGSKWDNECVYIAQNKLSETILRLPQSDRERYELSAHDSNEAAQIAVYMSGVSRNETVNWNSTAFNPHEIIEAIMNILQHEKGAEVYCYESNATGFVLRNQKNFSIADLRKFYDFMLNRKSDAVKMFTENSAFQKFLKKPEAVINHIFTGKVTYHLTDSNTNAGNTSDIAEIGRWFIDIEKLSADGLAKPDPVRRSLQIDMSNLTVFNASKLALYMEGKRKNNLLVQEIQHQRISFSDVIANVVNTLSACEQNDLLSQYKKDASEFIGAAGANANGEDLEIFHRFLSGEISPADRKAEDNKNSGNNQSSADEDHLETSVKLNWNKLDPDAVRRTNQLGLSPIHYRNGQLCSMQALVFVLASYSGQMKQSIAATADEYKTLNLGFDFSQDADRIQAEMNQEEFSDLLDRFEIQYGELRFSSDGKRFKKCHGSFLISYARYGNEKQIARLIAAVNKQGFSGRGGRGFLMLIRNALLLSDTKAALLQISKNANEYDLKYYAKIRNTDIDTIIDHKLIDFGLDEDGKKILDLGSRQVEVCISDDLKVNLYDPATKKELKSIPKKGTDPVLYGEAKEDISEMRKNIKSVISDRRHILLRSFLNETVWKADQWKSSYVDNPVLRNIAKRIVWAQGTDTFTIKNKSFITFDETPYELNQSAVKVAHPLAMTSYDIKAWQKYFTASNLAQPFPQIWECVHHIEDIKPDRYAGMGIPSYRVKNADEHGIHFHDEDFHDKRYFTTDDMSIDNHCIHEIRHVIPEDERVALGNVTISKITRKNNHILYLLDMWTLRERIRKNEDINESILNGFTLQQIMDLIDEANACKAANSIVVLMNYKNKNFKDYDPMDQFILDY